The genomic interval TCAACGTGATGCCAATTCCTGTTATTATCGACAATAAGATGTATAAAGAAGGCGTTGACCAAACGACTGATGAATTTTATGAATTACTAGCATCATCAGCTGAATTTCCTAAGACATCTCAGCCAGCCACAGGGGAATGGCTAGAATTGTTTGAGCAATTAAAGGCTGATGGATATGATGAAGCATTGGTAATCAATCTATCATCAACTATTTCTGGAACAGTTAATACGGTGGCTAGTTTGGCTGATGCCGTTGATGGATTTAAAGTACATAGTTATGACTCAAAGCTAACTGTACGTATTATGGGCTTGCTTGTCTTGAAAGCTGCGCAAATGGCTGCTGAAGATAAGAGCCTTGATGAAATCCTTGATGTATTGAACCAATTGACACCAACAATTGATGAATACTTTGTAGTGGATGATTTGCAAAACCTAGCTCGTGGTGGTCGTCTATCAAACGCGTCTGCTATTTTGGGATCAATGTTGAAGGTTAAGCCGATTTTGACTTTCGATAACGAAACAAACTACACTTTCGATAACGAAACAAACTACATTGTGCCATTTGAAAAGGTGCGTTCAATGAAGAAGGCGCTAGGTCGTGCAGAAGAATTGTTCGTCCAAGCCAAGGAAGAAGCGGATTACCCACTACATGGTTTGGTTGTTCATGCGAACAGTCCAGAAGCTGGTGCAAAGTTCCGTGATGCCATGCAAGAAAAGTATCCTGATGTGCCATTTGACTTGTCTTACTTTGGACCAGTTATCGGTACACACTTAGGATCTGGTGCAATTGCACTAGCTTGGATGCGTGAACCCGACTCACTATAACTATCAATTGAGATGCATTAATCGCAGAAATGATGAGGATTTAAAATAATGGCAAACGTAAAAATTGTTACTGATTCAGCTTCTATGATTCAACCGGAAGAAGCCGCAAAGTACGGAATCACAATCGTCCCACTAACTGTGATGATTGATGGTAAGATCTACCAAGATAACGTAACCATCACACGTGAAGAATTCATGGAAAAGATGGCCGAAGCAGAAAACCTACCAACAACATCACAACCTTCATTGGGTGTCTTCACAGATGCATACGAAAGTATCATTGAAGAAGGTGTTGAAATTGTGTCAATTCACTTGACTAAGGGATTGTCAGGAACTGCCAACGCTGCTGAACAAGCGGCTCGCATGGTTAACGCCGACATCACAGTGATTGATTCTGACTTTATTGACCGTGCCGAAGGATTCCAAGTTTTGGCGGCAGCTGAAGTTGCGGCTAATGGTGGAACTAAGGAAGAAGTCTTGGCAGCCATTAAGGATGCCCATGATAAGACAGAACTTTACTTGACTGTTGCTGATTTGCACAACTTAGTTGCCGGTGGTCGTTTGTCAAAGACTGCTGGATTTGTGGCTGGTTTGATTAACATTCAAATTGGGGCACATGTGCAAGAAGGAAACATTAACGTTGAAGTTAAGGGCCGTGGGGCTAAGTCTACAAAGAAGTACTTGAACGGTGTCTTGGAAGAAATGAAGAACATTGAATCTGGCATTAAGGCTGCTCACATTTCACACGCAGATGCGTTGGATAAGGCCGAAGCATTCGCTGCTGAATTGAAGGAAGCTTTCCCAGAAGCAACAA from Weissella ceti carries:
- a CDS encoding DegV family protein, producing the protein MANVKIVTDSASMIQPEEAAKYGITIVPLTVMIDGKIYQDNVTITREEFMEKMAEAENLPTTSQPSLGVFTDAYESIIEEGVEIVSIHLTKGLSGTANAAEQAARMVNADITVIDSDFIDRAEGFQVLAAAEVAANGGTKEEVLAAIKDAHDKTELYLTVADLHNLVAGGRLSKTAGFVAGLINIQIGAHVQEGNINVEVKGRGAKSTKKYLNGVLEEMKNIESGIKAAHISHADALDKAEAFAAELKEAFPEATITVSQTSPTVSTHTGPGALGFSYVAN
- a CDS encoding DegV family protein, translated to MTLAIVTDSTSYLTEDEVKKFNINVMPIPVIIDNKMYKEGVDQTTDEFYELLASSAEFPKTSQPATGEWLELFEQLKADGYDEALVINLSSTISGTVNTVASLADAVDGFKVHSYDSKLTVRIMGLLVLKAAQMAAEDKSLDEILDVLNQLTPTIDEYFVVDDLQNLARGGRLSNASAILGSMLKVKPILTFDNETNYTFDNETNYIVPFEKVRSMKKALGRAEELFVQAKEEADYPLHGLVVHANSPEAGAKFRDAMQEKYPDVPFDLSYFGPVIGTHLGSGAIALAWMREPDSL